The genome window AGGATATAATGTTTCTTTTTGATGAAGAAGAGCTGAATGGGGGATCCGCCCGGATTAAGGTAGTCGGCGTTGGAGGGGGTGGATGTAACGCGGTGAACAATATGATCCATTCCGGAGTGAAGGGTGTAGATTTTATCTCGGCCAACACGGACATCCAGGCGCTTGATTTATCGAGGGCGGCCCAGAAGGTTCAGTTGGGGGCAAAACTCACGCGAGGGTTAGGTGCGGGTGCCCGGCCTCAGATCGGGAGAGAGTCTGCTTTTGAAGCGGTCGATCTGATCAAGGAAATCCTTTCCGGAGCGGACATGGTCTTTGTGACCGCCGGAATGGGAGGTGGGACCGGAACAGGTGCCGCACCGGTCATTGCCAATATTGCAAAAGAGATGGGGTTGTTGACTGTCGGTGTTGTGACCAAACCCTTTCAGTTTGAGGGGCCGAAGCGGACAAGACAGGCGGATGAGGGGGTACTGGAACTCAAGAAGAGTTGCCATACGGTCATCGTGATTCCAAACCAGCGGCTCTTGCATGTGGTCGAAAAAGGGACCCCCTTGAAGGAATCTTTCCTTGTTGTGGATGACATCCTCCGTCAGGCGGTCCAGGGGATTTCTGATCTTATCACCACGCCCGGATTGGTGAATGTCGATTTTGCCGATGTCCGGACGGTAATGTCCCACAAGGGCCGGTCGGTCATGGGAATGGGTGTTGCGAAGGGTGAAAACCGTGCTGTCGAAGCGGCCCAGCAGGCCATTTCCAGTCCTTTGCTGGAGGATAGCTCTATTGAAGGAGCGCAGGGGGTTCTCATTAATGTGACCGGAGGTCTGGATCTCTCCCTACACGAACTGACGGAGGCGTCTTCGATTATTCAGGGAGAAGTTGATTCGGATGCGAATATCATATTTGGGTCTGTGATCCGAGAAGAGATGAAAGAGGAGGTCAAGGTGACCGTTATTGCAACGGGGTTTGAGGATGGGCGTGACCGTGAGGAGGCCGGAAGTCGGAGCAATGGGTCCGAAAAGAAAGTGGAGCCAAACCTCTTTGAGAAAGGAGGATACTTGCGAAAGGTCTTCCGGGAAGAGAATGGAAGGGAGTGTGCCAAGATTGACGATGATGAATGGGACGTTCCTACTTTTTTGAGAAAACAGGCTGACTGATGCTTCTGGAAGAAAGAGCCCAGGGGTACCAATGGATTCAAAATAACGGAAAGGGATATATTCAACTGCCATTATTCAATGGGCAATCCTTCTTCCACTTTTTTGGAACCCGGCTGCTCGCGAAAGGCTCTGAGACGGAGGCCGAACATTCTCAAAAAATAACCGCGCTCGGGGGGGCGGAGTTTTTTGCGCGATGTCGCCAGGTTCATGGAGATGCCATTTGTGAGGTGAACGGCGCGGGAAGAGAATTCTCTGATGAGATCCCGACCGGGGATGGCCTGACAACAAATCAAAGCGGCCTCCTGATTACGGTTTCTACCGCAGACTGTGTTCCCGTCCTTCTCTTTGACCCGGTCCGGAGGGCGGTCTCAGCCGTTCATGCCGGTTGGCGCGGGTCGCATCTTAATATCTCTGCGAAGGCGGTTGCTACGATGCAAACAAACTATGATTCAAAGCCAGAGGATATTCTTGCCGGGATCGGTCCATCGATCGGCCCTTGTTGTTTTGAGGTGGGGCGTGACGTTTGGGAGAAACTCGAACGAGACACTCCGTATGGAAAACAGCTTGTTTCCCATGGTAAGGAAGAAAAAGCCTGGGTCAATTTGACACAACTGAACAGACTGCAACTTGTAGAGGCCGGTCTTCGTTCTGAAAAGATTCAGGACACCGGTCTTTGCACCGCCTGTGCGCCCAACCTGTTTTATTCCTTCCGCAGGGATGGGAAAAAGATCGGAAATATGACGAGCGGGCTGATGTTGACCCCGGGGACGTGACAGGAGCCATGACGGTGATTGCCCCTTCCCTCAAGCGAATTCAGACGGCCATTCGTGGGGCTGCGAAGCGGGCGGGACGAATCTCCGATGAGATCACGCTGGTCGCGGCTTCAAAACGTATTCCCGTAGAACGAATAGAAGAGGCGGCGAAAAACGGACTCAGAATCTTTGGTGAAAACCGGGTGCAGGAGGCAGTGGCTAAATTTAAGGAAACCGGACTCAGGGAGCGGATCAATTCACTTCATCTCATTGGTCCGCTTCAAACGAATAAGGTGAAAAGGGCAGTTGGTTTTTTTGACCTGATTCACTCCATTGATTCGGTGCATCTGGCCGAGAAGGTTGCTCAGGAAGCGGGAAGGCGTTCGCGAAGGCAAGCGGTGTTGGTCCAGGTCAATGTCAGCGGTGAAGAAAGTAAGCACGGGATTTCAGTTAAGGAGGCGCCGGATTTGATCAACATGGTACGACGTCAATCGCATCTTTCCCTCTTGGGTTTGATGACGATTCCGCCCTATCATTCAGACCCGGAGAGGTCGCGACCCTATTTTTCGATGCTTCGCGAACTGGGTGACGGAATGGATATAAGCCGTTTTTCCATGGGAATGTCGGCGGACTTTGAGGTGGCGATTGAAGAGGGGGCGACCTGGGTGAGAATCGGGACCGCGCTGTTCGGGCAACGGGAGGGATAGATTGGTGAAGGGGAAATCAAAAAAAAAGGCGGTCCGCCTTGCATTTCTCGGTTCTGGAAATATGGCAGAGGCAATCATCAAGGGGGTCCTTGATGCGGGACTGTTTAAACCTTCCGCGCTCATCGCTTCTGATATTTCCGATGAGCGACTGAAAATGATGGGTGAAAAATATGCTGTCCGTACCACTCGATCAAACAGAGAGGCGGCTCGCGATGGGGATATTATTATCCTGGGAATGAAGCCTTTTGCCGTAGATGCCGCATTGGCGGAGGTCAAATCGGAGTTGGGGAAGAAGGTTCTGATCTCTGTTGCGGCGGGTGTTCCCTTGTCTAGACTGGCATCTGGTTTGGAGAGGGAAGCAAAAATAATTCGGGCGATGCCGAATGCACCCGCGCTCGTGCAATCCGGGGCGACGGTTCTCTCTCCCGGAAAAGGGGTCGGAGACAAATCCCTTGGATTGGCTTTGCGTATCTTTGAATCGATCGGCAAGACCTGGGTCATGGAAGAACGGTATCTTGATGCGGTGACAGGTCTTTCCGGGAGCGGGCCGGCGTTTGTTTTTCTAATGATTGAGGCCATGGCTGACGGCGGCGTCAAAAGCGGCCTTCCAAGAGAAATTGCTCTCTCCCTGGCAGTGCAAACGGTCTGGGGTGCGGCGCAGTTGCTTCTTCAAACCGGAGACCACCCGGCCCGCTTAAAGGACTTTGTCGCTTCCCCCGGAGGAACGACGATAGAAGGTCTTCAGAAGCTGGAAGAGGCAAATGTCCGCGCGGCCTTCCTCTCCGCGGTCGAGGCGGCTGCGAGACGGTCCAGGGAACTAGGAAAAGGAGAGTAAGGATGTTCGTTGCAGGAAATTTTATATCAGCGTTGGCACAGATAATGGACATGATCCTCCAGTTCTATATGTGGCTCATCATTGCCAGAGCACTTCTTTCGTGGGTAAATCCGGACCCATATAATTCTATTGTTCAATTTTTGTACAAGGTGACGGAACCGGTTCTCTATCCGGTCCGGCGTGCAACAGGATCATTCAGTGGGGGACTTGATCTTTCCCCGGTGATTGTCATTCTGTCCATCATGTTCTTGAAGAGTTTTGTGGTCGCCTCTCTCTATGGTCTGGCGATGCGTCTTCGGTAGTGAGAGCCAATCCGCCTTTCCCTTGTAAGGAAAAAGAGCTCAGGGGCTAAAGGTCAGAAACAGGCAAAATATATATGTAAAAGGAGAAAGCGGTATGAAGATAACACCACTCGAAATTCGTCAGATGACATTTCAGAAATCATTCAGAGGGTATCCCCCTTTTGAGGTCGACGCCTTTTTGGAAAGCCTGGCAGATGAAGTCGAGGAGATTTTGCATGAAAATGTTGCCCTCAAAGAAAAGATGGAGGAGCAGAACGAAAAGATATTGGAATTAAAGAAGACTGAGGGGGCACTGACCGACACCTTATTGACTGCACAAAAGGCGATTGATGGGATTCGGGGAGCGGCTCAAAAGGAAGGCGAATTCGTTGTCCGGCAGGCGGAGCTTCATGCTGAAGAGGTTACGGGCGAGGCCTTGAAGCATGTCACTCACCTCCAGGGAGAGTTGATCAACATTCAAAGGCAAAAGGGGTTCTTAATCGAGAATGTCCGCGCTCTTATCCATAGCCTGGAGAGGACCTTGTCCTGGGAGAACGAAAAACAGGAAGAAACGGTCAGAGAAGAAGAACCAAAGAGTAACTTGAGGAACCTCTGATTAAGTCTGAGTTGAGTTTTCAGGAGATAAAAATGTTTCGATTCAAGGCGAAAATCGCAGAGAATAGTCGGCTATTGGGAAGATTTGCAACGCAGAAGCGGGACATTCTTGCCCTGAAAAATAATTCATGACTCATTCAGAGGTTCCTTGATAAGTGTTCCGCGTCCTCAGTAGTCAATACTCACTTTTCTAGATGGAGGGAGAAATGAGCTACTACGTTTATGTTACACAGACTTCCCGGTATTACTCTGCCGAGGTTCCCGCCCTGCCTGGGTGCCGGACCATTGGGCGGTCTGAAGCCGAGGTGATTGAAAATATCCGTGATGTTGTCCGCGGCTATTACCAAAGTATGAGAAAACGAAACAAGGCTGTTCCAAAGGTGAAGGTGATCAGGGTTTCAAACAGAGACCTTTCACCCGCGGAAAGGGACGGACAGAACGATATTCTGGCAGGTTCCCAAGAATGAAGGTGCCGTCAGAATGGGTTCAAGAGTTGGAAGGAAACACATCGCATTGAATAGACGCCACCCTGGGGTTCCTCCCCCTCTCCCTGCGAATTACTTTCGTGACAGATCGGGCGAAAGGCATGAAGACAAGAAATGGGCCTGGATGACGGTCCTTCTCATTCTGGGGGTTTCACTCGTCCTCGCTCTTGAGACCTGGGTGATGGGGGAGTTGAGTGTGGGTCCCTTTGATGAGGTCCCTCTGGTCCTAGAAGAGGGATCCATTCGCTTCAAATCCTTTAGGCCGGAGTTCACCCAAGTTGTAAAGGGGCAATATTCAACCCGTTTCGAGAATGGGGTGACTGCGGTATATACAATAGACCCGGTGATTCAAGAGGCTGCAGAAAAGTTTTTAAGTAAATACCGGGTTCCTTATGGCGTATTTGTGGCCATAGATCCAAGGTCCGGAAAAGTCCTGGCAATGGCGGAACATTCTTCCAGAGACCCTCAGGCGAAGGATCTTGCCCTCCGATCGACCTATCCGGCGGCCTCTATCTTTAAGCTGGTGACCGCAGCCGCCGCGATCGAAGAAAAAAAAGCCCTTCCGGGGACTGAGATCGCGTATCGGCGGGATGTGAACCGGCTTCGGCCCAAGTACTGGACTGATAATCCTAAACGAGATCTTTTAAAGAGCAGCCTCAGCAGCGCTCTGGCGAAATCAAATAACGTGGTTTTTGCCAAGGTGGCTCTTCGATGGCTCAATGTCCCGATGTTAATGGACTATGGGGAACGTCTCGGGTTTAACCGCCAGATTCCTTTTGAACAGCCCTTGCAGGTGAGCCCCATGATCATAGAAGAGAGTGAGATGGGCCTGGCCCGGGCGGCGGCCGGATTTGGAAAGGTCGGCCTTTCCCCTCTCCATGCGGCCCTGATTGGAGCCGCTATTGCCAATGAGGGTGTGATGATGGCCCCTTGTATGATTGATTCTGTTCTGGGACCGGAAGGCGAAAAGATCTATGAATGTATCCCGAAGGAATTACCGGGTTCGATTTCTTCCCGAACCGCATCCTACATCCAGGAGATGATGGCGAAGACGGTGGAGCGTGGAACGGTCAGGAAGACTTTTCGCCGTCGAAGGCGGGCCCGGGACCTTCGAGGTGTTTCGATCGGCGGGAAGACCGGCTCGCTCCGGGGCAAGAACCCAAAAGGCCGTTATAGCTGGTTTATCGGAATGGCTCCCCTGGAAAATCCAGAGATCGCCTTCGCGGCGATGATTGTCAATGATCCGATATGGCACATCAGGGCGCCTGAATTGGCAAAGGCCGGTTTAAGCGCCTACTTCAAATCAAAACGTCTTCGCCCCAAGGAAGAAATGGTTCTTAAGTCAAAGTAAGGCCCGCGAAGTTCTTCCCTCGCTCCCCCTTTTTTTGCATCCGAGTTGTTTCTGAGAATTTATGACGGCCGAAATTATGGCGTTTTTGGATTGACCGTGATGGCTCTTGGTTGGCGGAGACCCGTGTTGTCGCCGATGATGGACCGGTGTTCCGCATCGCCCTCCGCCAGGCTGGCATTATTGAAGATATGGACGGCATTGGCTACCTGGTCGGTGACATACAGAAGGTCATTGGCCGTGTCGAGGAAGAGACCGGTCGGTCTGGTGAATAAAGAGGTCCCCACCTGAATGGTATCCCCGACCTTCAGTTGTGTTCTGAAGAGTGTTCCTTTGACTAAGATTCCGTCAAGGAAGGTATCTTCGTTTCCTGTAACTGTCGTCGAACCATTCGTTACATTGATCTTTCCGAAGAGAAAGAAATCGGTAGTGGTCTCAGAAAAGACGTCCCCTTCACGTCCATAGGTCATGCCGGTTGCTGTCCGCCCAGTGTAAGGGGCCGTCAAGGTGAATTGGGTGTCAGAGTTTGGGTCAATCGAAGCGATGATGCCTTTATTGACCGGTGAAATCACACGGGCGGGTGAAATATTAACCGCTCCGGTCATCGTGGAAACCCCTGCAAAAACAAGAATTTCCTGGTCCAGGAGATTCAGGACATATAAAAAGTCATGTGTAGCATCAAAAGCGACATTGACTGGTCGGCCGATCTGGGTTAAATCACCCGCCAGAGTGGTCTTTAGCGCCCCGATATTATCAAAAATCAGAACAGAATCGCCTCCGGTATTTGCCACATAGACTATTCCAGTTGGCCCGACGGTCAGGCCGTGCGGCCTGATCAATGCGGGGTTTGTAATGCTCAGAGAGGAGGGAGAAGGGGTGCCTTGTCCCAAGAGATCGGCATCATCAAAGACCAGAATATTGCAGGGAGTCGCCGGAGCCGTCACGCTGCACTTGCTGACATAGCCAATGGGTCCTGGTATGCCCGTTGGATCGTCCAGGTGTGTCGGCGCCGTCCATCGGGAAACGAGGCTCAGGGTTAAATCATCCTTGATCTTTGCGACGGTCACAGATTTATTGTTAATGGTGATGATGTCACCTGGAAACAGTCGGTCCGGCCCGGTTTCGAAAGAGGTCCCTCTTCCTGTTACAACAGAGGAATCAACTTGAACCGATAGGAAGCCGGGTATTGCAATCGTGCCTCCGCTGTTTGCAATATAAAGTCGATTATTGGGGACATCGATAAAGAGTCCTGCAGGGTTGTTCAGAAGGTTGGCATTGGTAAACTTTGTGATATTGGTGGGCGGGGTAGAAGAGATGTTGCTGTCCAAGGTACTTGCACCCGAGATAATCATGATGCTGTCATCTCCCGCTGCCTCATTGTCCCCTTGATCTGCAACGAAAAGGATATCATTTACAATATCGAGGGCAATCGAGGCAGGGGTGGACAATGCGGGGTCGCCACCTGAAAAAATACGGCTTGGGGCAAGCTTTCCCTCGGTCCCAAAGGCAAGGAATGCCCCTCTCGGACATTCAAAGGATGGGGTGGAGCAGATTGGGTTGTTTGGGACGCCGACAGGCTGTCCAACGAAGAGGGTCTCTCCATTTCCCCGATCATGGAAGAGCAGTGCTCCGGTGCCATTGTCAAAAAAACCAAGGTGTGCAAAGTCGAGGCGTGTTTTATCCCCTGATATTGTTCTGTTTGGATTTGTGGTCCCATCCAGAGTACTGGCCTCATCAAAGACCAAGATTGAATTATTTCTACGGCTTATTAAGAAGAGACGATCCAAGTTCATATTGATTACTGGGGCGATGGGATCGGATAGCGTTGCAATCGAGAGGGTCCGGTCGGGCAGGATATCTACAAATGTAGGGCCGGGTCCGCTGTTTTTAGAACTGGCCATGTCAAAGGCAAGGACGTTATTGTTGCCGACATTGGTGACGTAAAGAATATCACGTATCGTATCGATAAAGAGTCCGGAAGGTCGATCCATTACGCTGCTGCTGATCGTCCGGTTTTTTGCAGGGTCATCAAGGTTAAAGATGATAATTCTGTTGTTCCCTTTATCGGCGATATAGACATCTCCTCCGGTGACGGCCATTGCGGTTGGGCCGTCGGAGGTGAGTCCGGCAGACAAGATGGTTGGTGGCGGTGATGTCGGTAAGAGAAGCGTCGTTCCCGCCGGGCCGATATTGGTATTGGTCGGGAACCCGGTGATGGTGTCCAGATCATAAATCACGAGCCCGGTTTTGAGACCTGATGTGCTTAGAATGAGCAACTTTTCGCGCCCTTTATCGACATAGACTCCCTTGGGAGAGGCGATATTTAAACCCTGAAGGCTCCAACTGGGGGCCGTACTGGAGAAACTCTTTGTGCTGATGTC of Candidatus Manganitrophaceae bacterium contains these proteins:
- a CDS encoding DivIVA domain-containing protein; the protein is MKITPLEIRQMTFQKSFRGYPPFEVDAFLESLADEVEEILHENVALKEKMEEQNEKILELKKTEGALTDTLLTAQKAIDGIRGAAQKEGEFVVRQAELHAEEVTGEALKHVTHLQGELINIQRQKGFLIENVRALIHSLERTLSWENEKQEETVREEEPKSNLRNL
- a CDS encoding YggS family pyridoxal phosphate-dependent enzyme, which codes for MTVIAPSLKRIQTAIRGAAKRAGRISDEITLVAASKRIPVERIEEAAKNGLRIFGENRVQEAVAKFKETGLRERINSLHLIGPLQTNKVKRAVGFFDLIHSIDSVHLAEKVAQEAGRRSRRQAVLVQVNVSGEESKHGISVKEAPDLINMVRRQSHLSLLGLMTIPPYHSDPERSRPYFSMLRELGDGMDISRFSMGMSADFEVAIEEGATWVRIGTALFGQREG
- the pgeF gene encoding peptidoglycan editing factor PgeF → MLLEERAQGYQWIQNNGKGYIQLPLFNGQSFFHFFGTRLLAKGSETEAEHSQKITALGGAEFFARCRQVHGDAICEVNGAGREFSDEIPTGDGLTTNQSGLLITVSTADCVPVLLFDPVRRAVSAVHAGWRGSHLNISAKAVATMQTNYDSKPEDILAGIGPSIGPCCFEVGRDVWEKLERDTPYGKQLVSHGKEEKAWVNLTQLNRLQLVEAGLRSEKIQDTGLCTACAPNLFYSFRRDGKKIGNMTSGLMLTPGT
- the proC gene encoding pyrroline-5-carboxylate reductase, with the protein product MAEAIIKGVLDAGLFKPSALIASDISDERLKMMGEKYAVRTTRSNREAARDGDIIILGMKPFAVDAALAEVKSELGKKVLISVAAGVPLSRLASGLEREAKIIRAMPNAPALVQSGATVLSPGKGVGDKSLGLALRIFESIGKTWVMEERYLDAVTGLSGSGPAFVFLMIEAMADGGVKSGLPREIALSLAVQTVWGAAQLLLQTGDHPARLKDFVASPGGTTIEGLQKLEEANVRAAFLSAVEAAARRSRELGKGE
- a CDS encoding penicillin-binding protein, which codes for MGSRVGRKHIALNRRHPGVPPPLPANYFRDRSGERHEDKKWAWMTVLLILGVSLVLALETWVMGELSVGPFDEVPLVLEEGSIRFKSFRPEFTQVVKGQYSTRFENGVTAVYTIDPVIQEAAEKFLSKYRVPYGVFVAIDPRSGKVLAMAEHSSRDPQAKDLALRSTYPAASIFKLVTAAAAIEEKKALPGTEIAYRRDVNRLRPKYWTDNPKRDLLKSSLSSALAKSNNVVFAKVALRWLNVPMLMDYGERLGFNRQIPFEQPLQVSPMIIEESEMGLARAAAGFGKVGLSPLHAALIGAAIANEGVMMAPCMIDSVLGPEGEKIYECIPKELPGSISSRTASYIQEMMAKTVERGTVRKTFRRRRRARDLRGVSIGGKTGSLRGKNPKGRYSWFIGMAPLENPEIAFAAMIVNDPIWHIRAPELAKAGLSAYFKSKRLRPKEEMVLKSK
- a CDS encoding YggT family protein, which produces MFVAGNFISALAQIMDMILQFYMWLIIARALLSWVNPDPYNSIVQFLYKVTEPVLYPVRRATGSFSGGLDLSPVIVILSIMFLKSFVVASLYGLAMRLR
- the ftsZ gene encoding cell division protein FtsZ, yielding MFLFDEEELNGGSARIKVVGVGGGGCNAVNNMIHSGVKGVDFISANTDIQALDLSRAAQKVQLGAKLTRGLGAGARPQIGRESAFEAVDLIKEILSGADMVFVTAGMGGGTGTGAAPVIANIAKEMGLLTVGVVTKPFQFEGPKRTRQADEGVLELKKSCHTVIVIPNQRLLHVVEKGTPLKESFLVVDDILRQAVQGISDLITTPGLVNVDFADVRTVMSHKGRSVMGMGVAKGENRAVEAAQQAISSPLLEDSSIEGAQGVLINVTGGLDLSLHELTEASSIIQGEVDSDANIIFGSVIREEMKEEVKVTVIATGFEDGRDREEAGSRSNGSEKKVEPNLFEKGGYLRKVFREENGRECAKIDDDEWDVPTFLRKQAD